From a single Solanum dulcamara chromosome 4, daSolDulc1.2, whole genome shotgun sequence genomic region:
- the LOC129886565 gene encoding uncharacterized protein LOC129886565 isoform X4: MAKKSHRHALRYEKDRAGCIWGLISIFDFRHGRATRKLLSDRTRGSKPALAGSASSSSMQELPNPSDNRLTIEDDEESEVAVPDPRTSVKELMEEEMVNEQSLEDQCNGSELDAEDFDSQKSWRSRKNSRRTRRAFPRPSNTHSHDLDDAGNLRSEATCHQDSGGTAFDDLDIVMEELRQIHQKNRKFVKLRQGHNKQSDQTHPVVEEKVNAAIEVFINQRSKNNKQLGEDNKTLQSKEFMDALQTLSSNKDLIMKLLQDPNSKLVKQIGSLEDAQFEENQRPNLISESNMSEENHVHAKTDDVIHHKQRKFFRRRSKSQEIYPPMGNETPRSSSKIVILKPGPAGLQSPSAQINVNTPAHSQCTEKHTMLNERNTSQFSFTEIKRKLKHAMGKDRHGISPEGTIRRFPPEQLKRSNSDRGIFGENLGWSSPNRDHFYTEKFAKSPLGMKSGDKIVKSKGVEAVNVTEASDFPRPGISNIYIEAKKHLVEMLDNEDESIEVSSVQLSKSLGRILSFPEYNSSPGCSPRKNSKDGMLPSQTREPLTDPIQEENDDRLQYVREDHVTGPGPSSQDIEIESSCSDEYPNECSTKSASTNLEVPCENGNTLDENAASTDHTSTEGDLTEEAIKTRCQEEGEILSVPIDREIQVDGDATNAVDDGNSSHGFELSFDCLKEHPSGKDQTTLSSPVASPADSSSLRKVEDPDSAVDRKERPSPISVLEPLFSEDDVSPASTICRPEIQPRKIHFEEPVSSISEQDCPTVCFENEESAFEYVEAVLLGSGLSWDEFLLRWLSSDQILDPSLFDEVELFSSRSCHDQKLLFDCANEVLKAVCERYFGCSHRVSLGKHNIRPVPKGMDLINEVWEGVEWYLLQYSAPHSLDQLVKKDMERSGTWMNLRVDLGHIGVEMGEIILEELVDDTILSISGGTLECAEDVLLPITSETESSVDQ, translated from the exons ATGGCAAAGAAATCACATCGTCATGCTCTGAGATATGAGAAGGATCGAGCGGGTTGCATTTGGGGTTTGATTAGCATCTTTGACTTCCGTCATGGCCGAGCCACTAGAAAATTACTCTCAGATAGAACGCGAGGAAGCAAACCAGCTCTTG CAGGTTCTGCTTCTTCAAGCTCTATGCAGGAATTACCAAATCCCAGTGATAATAGACTGACTATTGAG GATGATGAAGAAAGTGAGGTAGCTGTACCTGATCCTAGAACAAGTGTAAAGGAGCTCATGGAAGAAGAAATGGTCAATGAGCAAAGCCTGGAAGATCAGTGCAATGGTTCTGAATTAGACGCAGAAGATTTTGATTCACAAAAATCATGGCGTTCAAGAAAGAACAGCAGGCGAACACGCAGAGCTTTCCCCAGACCGAGTAATACACACTCTCATGATTTGGATGATGCAGGAAATTTGAGGTCTGAAGCAACTTGTCATCAAGATTCTGGAGGGACGGCCTTCGATGATCTGGACATTGTAATGGAAGAACTCCGCCAGATTCATCAGAAAAATCGTAAATTTGTGAAGCTCCGCCAAGGTCATAACAAGCAGTCAGATCAGACTCACCCAGTTGTTGAAGAAAAGGTAAATGCTGCGATTGAGGTGTTTATCAATCAGAGATCAAAAAACAATAAACAATTGGGAGAAGATAACAAGACCCTCCAATCAAAAGAGTTCATGGATGCTCTGCAGACACTAAGTTCAAATAAGGACTTAATCATGAAACTCCTACAAGATCCAAACTCAAAGCTGGTAAAGcaaattggaagtttggaggaTGCTCAGTTTGAGGAAAACCAGAGACCTAACTTGATTTCAGAATCCAATATGTCAGAGGAAAACCATGTTCATGCAAAAACAGATGATGTCATACACCACAAACAACGTAAATTTTTCAGGAGGAGGAGCAAGTCTCAAGAAATTTACCCTCCAATGGGAAATGAGACACCCCGATCTTCAAGTAAAATTGTTATTTTGAAGCCTGGACCAGCAGGCTTGCAATCACCCAGTGCTCAAATCAATGTTAACACTCCAGCTCACTCGCAATGCACAGAGAAGCATACTATGCTGAATGAAAGAAACACATCCCAGTTCTCATTTAcagaaattaaaagaaaactCAAGCATGCAATGGGAAAGGATCGTCATGGGATCTCTCCTGAAGGAACCATCCGCCGATTTCCCCCTGAGCAGCTGAAGCGAAGTAACAGTGACAGAGGGATCTTTGGAGAAAATTTAGGATGGAGTTCTCCTAATAGAGACCATTTTTATACTGAAAAATTTGCTAAATCTCCTCTGGGAATGAAGAGTGGGGATAAGATAGTCAAGTCAAAAGGTGTTGAAGCAGTCAATGTGACTGAGGCATCTGACTTTCCCAGGCCAGGAATCTCTAACATCTACATTGAGGCAAAGAAGCACCTTGTGGAGATGCTGGACAATGAAGATGAGTCAATAGAGGTGAGTAGTGTACAGTTGTCTAAATCCTTGGGGAGGATACTTTCATTTCCGGAGTACAATAGTTCACCTGGCTGCAGCCCGAGAAAAAACAGCAAGGATGGCATGCTACCTTCCCAAACGAGGGAGCCTCTTACTGACCCTATACAGGAAGAGAATGATGACAGACTTCAGTATGTACGAGAAGACCATGTTACGGGTCCAGGTCCATCCAGCCAAGATATAGAGATAGAATCTAGCTGTTCTGACGAGTATCCTAATGAGTGCAGCACCAAATCTGCCAGCACAAATCTAGAGGTTCCATGTGAAAATGGGAACACACTGGATGAAAATGCGGCTTCAACTGATCATACAAGTACTGAAG GAGATCTAACTGAAGAAGCAATCAAAACCAGATGCCAAGAAGAAGGTGAAATCTTGAGTGTTCCAATTGACAGAGAAATCCAAGTTGATGGTGATGCTACCAATGCAGTGGATgatggaaactcttctcatgGATTTGAATTGTCATTTGACTGCTTAAAAGAA CATCCATCTGGGAAGGATCAAACTACTCTATCTTCCCCAGTAGCCTCACCTGCAGATTCTTCAAGCCTCAGGAAAGTTGAAGATCCTGACAGTGCAGTTGATAGAAAAGAGCGACCTAGTCCCATATCAGTACTCGAGCCATTATTCTCAGAGGATGATGTCAGTCCTGCAAGCACCATCTGCCGACCAG AAATTCAACCACGGAAAATCCATTTTGAAGAACCAGTGTCTTCCATCAGTGAACAAGATTGTCCAACTGTTTGTTTCGAAAATGAAGAATCCGCTTTTGAATATGTAGAAGCTGTTCTTCTTGGCTCAGGATTAAGTTGGGATGAGTTTCTCTTAAGGTGGCTTTCTTCTGACCAGATTCTTGACCCGTCATTATTTGACGAGGTAGAGTTATTTTCAAGTCGTTCTTGTCATGATCAAAAGCTCCTTTTTGATTGTGCAAATGAAGTTCTTAAGGCAGTATGTGAGCGCTATTTTGGCTGCAGCCATAGAGTGTCACTGGGTAAACATAACATTCGACCTGTTCCAAAAGGAATGGACCTGATAAATGAAGTATGGGAGGGAGTGGAATGGTATCTTCTTCAATATTCAGCTCCACATTCTTTGGACCAGCTTGTCAAAAAAGACATGGAAAGATCAGGGACATGGATGAATCTCCGAGTGGATCTTGGACATATCGGTGTTGAGATGGGGGAGATTATTCTGGAAGAGTTGGTAGATGACACAATTTTGAGCATTTCTGGTGGTACTTTGGAGTGTGCAGAAGATGTTCTCTTACCAATCACAAGTGAAACTGAGAGTAGCGTGGACCAGTAA